In the genome of Hyphomonas sp. Mor2, one region contains:
- a CDS encoding TadE/TadG family type IV pilus assembly protein, which translates to MRTNCVKFARDTRGNVAMIFALIAVPLLLVGAFAVDSSRHVSTNQQLQAAIDAASLAGARALEDATKTDAEIEAIAQGAYQANLLGRHTDVNCLDATVTVNRATGTVMVQASCQTPTMLGEALTRANMDSISQSTARANLTKLDLALMLDVSGSMDGQKLTDLKAAAKQTASTLITPTSGNRVRISFVSYAASVNAGIYGNEAQGNLSTDDSDGDGLDKVCVSERTGTAAWTDDEPQLGKYVGDEAPSCPDSSLLPLTDDLTAFDTAIDSLSAGGLTAGHLGVAWSWYLIAPDWDDLWPTASAPLSYTEPHSVKAVVLMTDGQFNTAYEAGMGDSNTQAKKMCGEMRDAGVRVYAVAFQAPTAAKNTLKDCTGDDSRFFDAGNGTELLAAYDAIASQLSQLTLVN; encoded by the coding sequence ATGAGGACCAACTGCGTAAAGTTCGCGCGAGATACGCGTGGCAATGTGGCGATGATTTTTGCACTGATTGCGGTGCCCCTGCTTCTGGTGGGTGCGTTTGCGGTCGACAGCTCACGTCATGTGAGCACCAATCAACAATTACAGGCTGCGATTGACGCCGCCTCTCTGGCCGGCGCCCGCGCGCTGGAAGACGCCACCAAGACGGATGCCGAGATCGAGGCCATCGCTCAAGGCGCTTATCAGGCCAACCTGCTGGGTCGTCATACCGACGTGAATTGCCTCGACGCAACCGTCACGGTGAACCGTGCCACCGGTACAGTGATGGTCCAGGCGTCCTGTCAGACACCGACCATGCTTGGTGAAGCGCTGACCCGCGCAAATATGGACTCCATCAGTCAATCAACCGCGCGCGCCAACCTGACCAAGCTGGACCTTGCCCTCATGCTGGACGTATCCGGCTCGATGGACGGTCAGAAGCTCACTGATCTGAAAGCAGCGGCGAAACAGACTGCGAGCACACTGATCACGCCGACGTCCGGCAACCGCGTCCGGATTTCCTTTGTCAGCTACGCTGCCTCGGTAAATGCGGGAATCTACGGCAATGAAGCTCAGGGAAATCTCTCAACCGACGACTCTGATGGCGATGGCCTGGACAAGGTCTGTGTCTCAGAACGCACCGGTACAGCCGCCTGGACCGATGATGAGCCTCAGCTGGGCAAATATGTTGGCGACGAAGCCCCGTCTTGTCCCGATTCCAGCCTGCTGCCACTGACCGATGATCTCACCGCGTTCGACACCGCGATTGACAGCCTGTCCGCAGGTGGTCTGACCGCTGGTCACCTCGGCGTCGCCTGGTCCTGGTATCTGATCGCACCCGATTGGGACGATTTGTGGCCGACCGCGTCTGCGCCATTGTCTTATACGGAACCGCATTCCGTCAAAGCCGTGGTTCTGATGACCGATGGCCAGTTCAACACCGCCTATGAAGCCGGTATGGGCGACAGTAACACTCAGGCAAAGAAGATGTGCGGTGAAATGCGCGACGCCGGTGTCCGCGTCTACGCCGTGGCCTTTCAGGCCCCGACCGCCGCCAAGAATACGCTGAAAGACTGTACCGGTGATGATAGCCGCTTCTTCGACGCCGGTAACGGGACTGAGCT
- a CDS encoding globin domain-containing protein has protein sequence MNLISAFNQSLEVVAERCEDVVPPVYAELFQRYPEFEELFVLDTDMGARGHMLNEALVMAEGLLKDDPVAVSFISAERMNHEGYGIGDEVFEGFFIVLANVFKRLAGEAWSEDMTAAWVAVTKHAATAKL, from the coding sequence ATGAATCTGATCTCTGCCTTCAATCAAAGCTTGGAAGTCGTGGCTGAGCGCTGCGAAGACGTGGTGCCACCGGTCTATGCGGAGTTGTTCCAGCGCTACCCGGAATTCGAGGAATTGTTCGTCCTCGACACAGATATGGGCGCTCGCGGGCATATGCTGAACGAGGCCCTGGTCATGGCCGAGGGCTTGTTGAAAGACGATCCGGTGGCCGTCAGTTTCATTTCGGCTGAACGGATGAATCATGAAGGCTATGGCATTGGCGATGAGGTCTTCGAAGGCTTCTTCATCGTCCTGGCAAACGTGTTCAAACGCCTCGCCGGCGAGGCCTGGTCAGAAGACATGACCGCGGCATGGGTGGCAGTAACGAAACACGCGGCGACTGCAAAATTGTAA
- a CDS encoding DUF6249 domain-containing protein → MEDIVIPIFIFSSIVAVIWLFSHYNFKKRLTAHETLRLAVEKGQEVSPELVERMSYLNDPAKSDLRRGILLIAFGLAFICLGLLVPHDEPEAFRGMMGVSSFPIILGAAYLGLWRFSHD, encoded by the coding sequence ATGGAAGATATCGTCATTCCAATTTTCATTTTCAGTTCGATCGTCGCGGTGATCTGGCTGTTTAGCCACTACAATTTCAAGAAGCGCCTGACCGCCCATGAAACGCTGCGTCTGGCGGTTGAGAAGGGCCAGGAAGTCTCACCCGAATTGGTCGAGCGGATGTCCTATCTGAACGATCCGGCCAAATCGGATCTGCGGCGCGGCATTCTGCTGATCGCTTTTGGTCTCGCGTTTATTTGCCTCGGCCTGCTGGTTCCGCATGATGAACCCGAAGCCTTTCGCGGTATGATGGGGGTCTCTTCATTCCCGATCATTCTGGGCGCGGCCTATCTCGGCCTATGGCGATTCAGCCACGACTAG